Genomic segment of Euwallacea fornicatus isolate EFF26 chromosome 11, ASM4011564v1, whole genome shotgun sequence:
TTCTGCGGCACGATCATCCTGTGAGCACCATCGTTTCCGTGGATCTAGAAAGAAAGTTACCTAATATGGTTTTCAGGGTGGTTTCACCCATAATTGTGGCCGATTTCGTAGCTTACTTCAAACCAGGCCAAACCACATTTACGAAAACAGACGCTTTCAGATACGCGGCAATCTACACATGCCTCAACCTCTTCAGCACCATTTATACCAACAACCTGCAGCAACTGGTCAGTGAATACTCTATCAGAATCCGAACGGCAGTGTGTTCGCTCATTTACAGAAAGGCCTTGAGGATCCGTTCCACAGCCTTTTCCGAGTGTTCAATAGGTCAGTGTTGAAGGGGCATTTAGACGTtgaattttcatgaattttccAGGCAAAATCGTTACGTTGATGTCCAAAGACGTGTTCGTCATAGACTCGGGGTTGGAGCACTTCAAAGACGTGATTATAGGGTTTTTGCAGCTTGCGGTAGTCTTCAACATTCTCTACCGGAAAGTGGGTATTTCGGCTTTTCCCGCCATGGGTTTTATCATGGTCATAATGCCGCTCCAAAGTAAGTATTATGAAACTATTGCTTTGGGTCTAACAAGTAACTTAAATTTTAGTGTACATCGGGAAGTTGACGTCACGCTGCCGGATAAGGTCAGCTAAGAAGACTGACCAGCGGTTCAAGCTCTTGCAGGAAACCTTGAGTGCGATTAAGATCATAAAAATGTACACATGGcaaaattactttgaaaagCTGATCCATAAAGCTAGAATGTGAGTTTTCGTGTTGTGTGCTCGTCTCGATCTTCACTTTCTGCGGTTGCGTTTTCTTCTCGTTCTGCTTCACCATATAATCATTGATAGTAGCGGTAGCTGCATGACCATGAATGCAAACTGTACCTTCACAAGATGAGAGGTGAATCAATAAAAAAGGCCCTTAATCCGTGATTTTTCCCTCACTCACACTTGGGCGCCAGTTCTGCAGCAGGATAGTTCAAGCTAGCCTCCCTTTGACCGCCGAGTGTCAAACCTACATGCCTGGAAGCAGATTTTCTAGtcctctattaaaaaaaaattagcttCCTTATGAAATTCCCCGCGGGGAAAACTTGCTGTTGCAAaggacatatacagggtggacgTTCGAAAAGGAAACATGCGCAGTATCAACGGCGAAGAGAATTTATGAAAAGTTACTTTTGAACGTAGAACTTACTTTAGAGGTGGAAACATTTTAGACTGATTTGGATTCCCTCTCTGTAATCCCTTAAACGGGGGAGTATACAACCCCcaaatttttctaatggaaaaaGGGGGCGAGTGGCAcctcattttgaaggtaatttgATGTACTGTAATTGTGCAATATAAATGTACTTTATAATCCTCGCGTTTCAAATCTTTGCTATCAACCCAACGAAGATGGCGGCGGCCCAAAGattcatttattcaaaattcattcATTTACGTTCAGTTATTTTATCTGTCTCACTTTACTACGATAAATTGAATAGCGTTTTCtttatcatgttttttttttgttattcgaCAGGGTGTCCCACGATGAAGGGGTCGACACTTGACCACATATTTCttgatcaaaaatatatcggtTCATGATGATATATTtatatgtgaatttttttccttctgaaGATGCAGCCTTTCAAAGtctcccattttttttatttcgcatatacaaggtgacattttaaaaaatcgcaatGGCTATATCTCAGGAATGAAAAAAGATTTGAAGCATTCCTCAAAACCGTTTCTATAGTAAGAAATAGGGACCAAAATTATATACCTGCTAACTTACCCACGTGTACCCTCTAACCTCCAGCACTTCAACTTTGCAATTCTAAAGAGCAACTCCTCACTTCTAACATCTCACTTTAGAGCtctttaaaaatggtttacgATCGTATTAACTAACATTGCATTTGTTCAAGCAGTTatcgaattattaattaaatggtGTGGCACTTCACTATGCATTGAGTGTTTGCTAGTATTTGAATCAAATGTTTCCTGGACAATGGTTTGGAAGGAGAGCGCTCATAGGGTGGCCTCCGCGTTTTCCAGACTTAAATTCattggatttctttttgtcgAGTCGCctgaaaagtataattttcgCCAACGAACTATTAAGCAATATCATCAAACCAGTTCACagatgcttcaaaatgttCGACGGTTTGAAAGAAATCTTTTCTGTTGTATAAAGGGTGAAGGTGGGCATTTACAACATTTACTCCACTGACTCGCAGTAGCTCtatttttattcacaaaatGTAAAACGTTATACTTATTTTTCCGTTAGAACGCAGTTAAAGTTAAGTAAAACTGTCGCGAATTGTTAAGTACATTCTTTTTGCGCATGCGTAAAGATCACTGTTTTCTATTGCGTTCTTTAAGTTTGActcgaatattttttgtcaGCGTATCAGAGATTTGGAACTCGGGGGTTATAAAGTTCATTgaattaccttcaaaatgaaGGGTCACTCGACCCCTTTTCGATTTAAGAGTTTGCCGTTGGACACTCCCGTTTAAGGGATTGCAGAGGTGGGAGTCCGAATTAGCCTAAACTCTTTCCCTTTCAAAATAAGTTTCACGTGACTCAGCGTATTTCACAACTTCCATTTTCACCTGTATTAAACACTTTTCATTAAGGCTACTGTGTTCTCCAGGAAGGAAACTGACAAAATCAAGATGGTCTACTATTTGAAGGCCTGCATCGTGATCCTTGGTGGCACAACCATCAGTTTTGCCTTTTACATACTTCTCATTTCTTATATAGCCAGGGGGTACTCCATAGAGGCCGAAACAATCTATTACGTTCAAACTTGCCTTGGAGTCGTTAGGCTCTCAATTGCCCAGCAGATCCCCTTGGGCATTACTCAGACAGCTGACTTGCTGGCTTCCTTGAGGAGAATCCAATGGTTCCTAGGTACTCTCTTATTTGAACGTCAATTTAGCACGTATAATTTGATATCGTTCTAGACGCCGAGGAAGTTAAAGATTCCGCATGTAAATCCTCGGAGAACGCGAGTCTCTACCTCGATAGAGTTAAGGTGGCCATATCAGGCAAAGAAGTGTTGAAATCGGTTTCTTTAAACATAGATAAAGGATTGCTGTTGATAACCGGTGATGTGGGCAGTGGAAAAACTGCTTTGTTGAAAACCATTTTAGGGGAATACCCCCTTACGGGAGGTGAGATGGTAATCCATGGTACATTTTCTTACGCCACTGAAGAGCCTTGGCTTTTCCCCTCTACTATCCGGCAAAACATCCTCTTTGGACAGCCGTTTGACGAGCAGCGGTATCAAGATGTGCTGAAGGCTTGTGCGCTGACTTAtgatatcaataaatttgagAAACTGGATCAGACCATCGTGGGAGACAAAGGATTTAACCTTAGCAAAGGACAGCAAGCTAGGATCAGTTTAGCCAGAGCAGTGTACAAGGACAGTGACGTTTACTTGCTGGACGACTGTCTTTCTTCTTTAGATAACCACGTGAATAAGCACATCTTCAACAAGTGCATTAAACTGTtcttaaaagataaaatttgcCTGCTGGTCAGTAACAACATTAACCACATCAAAACCATGAAGAATAATCGCATATTGTTCGTTGAGAATGGCACTACTTTCAATTTGGAGCAGCAACGTAACGCTTTGGACAACAGGATAACTTATTATATAGACGAAgatgatgataatgatgatgatggcGGTGATGAAAATGGTGATTGTAATTTTTCGAAGAAGACGTCAAACGTTAACACTGCAATCAGTAATGAGGAGGGCTCAGAAGAGGCTGACGCCTTATTAGATTCAAACTTGGAGCCAAACGTTGAGAATTTGTATCACGAGGAGAAAAAACAGGGAAAAGTCCTTTGGAAGAACTACTTCAGGTACTACAGGGCTCTCGGGGGGTTTTTCGTAGTATTCTATTTGTTGGCGATATACATGGCCTGTCAGTTTTGCATTTCCTACTCCGAGAAGCTGCTAAGCAGATGGTAGGTGTTTGTTGGAGCTTTGCGGGCTTCGTAGtagctaaaattttaaataattttaagggtcAACTTAGAGCCGCAAATAACGAACCTGACCCTAAACAACAAGACGGAGGGTCCAGAGTATAGAAGGATTATTAGTCAAAGGGAACATTTCTTGAACTTGTACACCTTGTTGACGATCGGCATGGTAGCCCTCATTATAGCCAGAGCCTTCTCCACCCTAATCATTTGTATGAACGCTGCCAAAAAGCTGCACAAGGCCCTAGTTAGGGGCATGCTCAGCACCTACATGTACTTCTTCGACGACCATTTCATCGGGAACATCATTAATAGATTGTCCAAAGACTTTCATGTTACTGATGAGCAAATGCCCTACTTGATCCTGGATTTGTGCAGAGTAAGGAGCTTTCCAGATTCTGGAAAAGAAGTTACAGTAATTTTTCGGTTGCAGCTAATCTTCAGCATTAGCAGTGGGATCATCTTAATCGGCTCAGTAAATTGGATATTCTATATCCCAGCGGGTTTGTTGCTGGTAAAACTGTATTTCGTTAGAAGGCTGTACCTACCTACTGGACGTAGTTTACGGAGACTGGAAGCTGCTAGTCCGTTTTATTTGGTCTTTGTTAGAGATCCCAAGATTATTTCTGAAACTTTCAGCTAGAAGCCCCATAATCGGCTACTTGAACTCCACCCTTGAGGGGCTGGCAGTGGTACGAGCCGCGCAGCAACAGCAGAAGCTCCAGAACGAATTCGATCGACACCAGGACCATTTCACTTCCACCTTCTACTTGAACCTAAGCACCAAACGGTTCTTTACCTTCTGGCTGGACATGTTTGGAACTATGTTCGCCTCGTTAGTGGCATTCAAATTTGTCATACTTCACCAAGGTATCCAGTCCAATTGTTCGTTTTTGTTAATATCTAAAGGACACTAATCCACAGAAGAGACTTCTGGTGATGTAGGATTGGCTCTAGTTCAAGCCACAATGTTGTCCAGTGTGCTACAGTTCGCCATAAGGCAGATTACCGAAGTGGAGAATACAATGACGTGTGTGGAACGTGTGGTGGAATACTCAGATGTGCCCTCAGAGCCCATAGGGGGACAGATCTTGGCTGACTGGCCATCAAAAGGACATATTTTGTATAAGAATGTGTCCTTAACGTACAAATCGGACGGTCACCCGGTATTGAAAGACATTGACTTAGATATCAAAGGAGGGAGCAAGATCGGCATTGTTGGGCGTACTGGGGCTGGCAAGTCTTCGATAATCTCCAGTTTATTTCGACTATACGACTTCGATGGAGAAATCATCATTGACGGTGAAAATATCAGCACTTTGTCGATAAACTTCCTGAGAGAAAACATCAGCATCATCCCACAGGATCCAATCCTCTTTACCGGCACTATAAGAACCAACTTAGATCCATTCGACAAGTATTCAGATAAGGAAATCTGGAGCGCCCTGGAGAAAGTGCACATGAAGTCTATCATCCAGGACCTGAACCAGGAGATTAGCGACTCAACCTCCGGTTACAGTTCCGGACAAAAGCAGTTGATCTCTTTAGCCAGAGCTCTAATCCAGGAGAACAAGATTATCGTCCTGGATGAGGCCACCGCCAATCTGGATCCGAAGACCGATCAATTGCTCCAGGAAACTGTGAAAgagagtttcaaaaattgcacaGTTTTGATTATTGCGCACAGGTTGCATTCCGTGTTGAGCTGCGACAAAATTTTGGTCCTGGATGCAGGCAGGATTGTGGAGTTTAACGAACCGAGGATCTTGCTGCAGAATTCCAGTGGTTTCCTGACAAGAATGGTCAAAGAGGGGGATTGAGCTTGTTCTATTTAATATATCACTATTCTTTCtcaattgagttttttttggGTTGTTGGAGCAAGGAGTTATGTGGCCTTTGCAGTCGGGCACCTTAAGGCATGCCAGTTAAGATGTTTTTTCTAAAGCCTTTAAGCACAGAGTTTTCACTTCTGAAGTTCGACCATGAGAATCTGGGCGAATTCGAGTAAAGTTGCCCAACAattaagtaaagaaaattgtaaGAGGTATTGGAAAGGTTCATCGTGCACTTACAAGCACAGCCCCACGtgtctttttcaattttgtattGTACTTAAGACTTTCTGTTTTGACTCTAAACGTTGTGATGTTCTCAATTCATCATAGCTCATTAATATTCCTAGctacaaatttataaatgaagTCCCCATAAACAATAGTCCAATGGAGCAAGATCTGGTGAGCGAGCCGGCCAATGGATCGAAAATTCGTTGTCGAactggaaaaattgaaatgaagtGTCAATAATTTTCACTAACCAAAATTCTTGCTGGAAGACTACAACCACCGGTTTTTGGCGAGGATGAACGATGGAAACGGCTTAGTCTGCGTCGTTTAGAGTAATTGTTccaattggaatttttttaaatataatttgccTAATCAGACATGCTCTTATCAATACTTCTGAAACCCCTATAACCCCAGATAAACTTTCAACAAGTATAGGAGAAATCTTTTTAGATTAGTGCGGTGAATGACGTTCATTGAATGAAGGGCAATGGCTCGTGAAGTTGGTCATGTGTGTTTTGCTTCAGAATTAGACCTATTAATTTAACCATGGAACAGGTAAAACAGAGAAAAAAGAGGGAAAATAATCCCATTGAGAAGGCAAATTTACTGTCTAGAGCAACATTTTTGTAAGTTGACGTTATGAATGGCGAGAGCTAAGTTATTGattaaatttcgtttcatTAGCTACAATTatgaaatactaaaaaaaggaaagagaAGGGACTTGGAAGCAAGTGACCTGTACGAAGTAGTACCGGAGTTCCAGGCAGAGGTGTTGGGAGGTCGACTAGAGGAGCAATGGAAAGTGGACAAGAAGACCGGCAAAAAGCTATGGAGAACTCTGCTTACATGCTTCGGTTTCAGATACTTGGTGTATGCATTACTGCAACTAATCTTAGGAACTAGTTTTATGTGAGTATCAAAAAAAGATCATCCAATGAGGTAATAGAAACTTTTTAGACTCTGCCAACCAAAAGCAATTTCCAACTTCGTGAGACACTTCCAACACAACCAAGCCAGCAGTGACTCAAACGTCTATTTCTACTTAATTTCCATAGTAGGCCTGCTCCTACTCAACTCCTTGTATATCCACAATTTGACCCAGCTGGTGGCAGAATATTCCCTTAAAATCCGCACAGCTGTATGTTCGTTAATATTCAGGAAAGCCCTGAAATTGAGCCCTCAGGAAGTTATCTTAGGTAAGTATCTAGAGCATGCTCTTGTTGGGGAATAGAAACTTCAATAGGTCGTAGGTAGGGCTGTTACGTTGATAACAAAGGACGTTTTTGCAATAGACGGAGCTTTggctttttttaacaacatgTGGATCGGAATTTTACACCTTTTTGCTGTGGGTTATGTGATGTATGACCGAGTTGGGAGCGCTGTTTTTCCGCCACTTGTAGCCATAGCGCTCATTTTACCACTACAGAGTAAGTAGCAGCCATGAAagataatggaaaaaacaaCTATTACCATGCAGTTCTTTGTGGAAGAATGGTGGGCAAGTTTCGCTTAGAGTCGGCCAGGAAAACAGACGAACGATTTAGGTTCATACGAGAAGTCTTGAGTTCCATTAAAGCGGTGAAAATGTGTTGTTGGCAAGACTACTTCGGGGCCCTAATAGACATTGCGAGGCTGTAAGTCACATTATTTGACAGGGTGTTCCGACGAAAACTTTCCACCATGGTTATTTTcgataattatattaatattctAAACCGCCAATCAGCTTGGAGTTTCAGATGGGACAGTGAGTCGAGGAGCtcctcattttaaaggtaataaaCGTCTCTTTAACGtaatactcaatttttatttttaatcgccaattctgaaaaaaaattaacacttaTAGGAGAAACTCTAGTGGACTGAGATCTGAAGATCTTGCTGGCCATTTTAATGCAACTCTTCttccaatccatttttttttaatcgttcaTTGAGCCATTCTCGAAACGGACTCTATTATTCCATCGCTAATAACGGTTCAcattttgagcacttaataCAATAGATTATTTTATCTCAATAAGTTATTTCCACTAGTACACATTTTCCCTTCTAAGTCCCGACTCCATTAACCGATTTCAGTTTTCTTAGAACAGTTAAGTAGCAAATTGAATTCTGTTTACAAAGACGTGCCACTCGATGAGGGTggcatttaaaatatgaaagtaAGGGTAGCGGGGGTAAGGGAGGAGTAATAGAATTCTATCTATTGTCAATTAAAGGTCCCCCTAGATATatagactttttaaaattaatttaaattctctCGCCAAGTAAGAGaaaggaacaccctgtatacagggttgtccACTAAGTGCGCGTCGTACGATTACGGCCTTATTTATAGTTTTGtatgaaaattctttttacaATTAGATGTTCGATCTTATAAggtgcattttaaaaatattttaatttgtacaGGGCCTGTCAAAGAAAAAgtacaacaaaaaatgttgtttctttaaatggaacaccctatatattaatGCGTTTTTGAATTCTaccttcaattttaatacaactTTATTAACACGTTGACACTTTGagaattaatagttttcaagatatgtgCAACTGGATGTTGAAAGTGACAGTTACAGATCTGTGCAAAAGTTCAAATTGATAACAAACGGAGAGATATTTGGGAACCCTTTTTTTGTCAGAATATAATAGAAAATCCGTGTTTTAGTATGGTGTCGAGCTTCGCTTAACACATTCTACAGGGTGTACACAAAAATATAGCCACcttgaacataaaaaaattgtcaaaattttaaaatttcaaatggaacccaactataattttaatgcattatgAAATTGCATCGAAAAAGAACTTATGGCCACATTTAATCATTTATACTAAAGTACCATAATTTTTGTGCAATATTGTTTTACAGGTTTGTGCATGGGCGGTACATCCCTAATAATTCTGttttataatgtaaatatGATGGACGTATCTATGGAAACGGACAAATAGAGATAATAAGAACTATGTATTTTGGTATTAAGAGTttagttgaattaaaattttctctgaTTCTGTACTGCATGTTTGGtgctgtatttttttatttattgtttacaaaaaaaataattaacaaatgcaataatatatagagtgatccatttaaagaaacaacatttttggttgtatcttttttttgacAGACCCtgtattaatgaaaatatttttaaaatgtacgcTATAAAGTCGTACTTATCActgtaaaaagaattttcgaaaaaaattatatgtatatgccatttgaaaatgaattaaaatagtttaattttttaaaaactatacagagtatttcattaacaaatcGAGTTTGCAACATCTGAGATGCGAAcactttggattttttccacattctgtataaaatttctcgaaaattaaaaatatgttctaGTAGAACCAATCTTTGTTTTTAACTGAACAAGTTTTCAAAGGATTCAGGTgaatttattgagaattttaaaaagcttattCTTCCTTCGATTTTTAcgttaaattcaattaactcATAAACcggtaaaaatgttttatattttgaaataacaaagaaacatTTAGAGTAACAAGCGGAGTTAGTACCCGTCacaaaatacagggtattccattaaacaaaaaaaatgttcattactCCACGGTTTTCTGGACAACCCtgtaacttaaaaatatttttaaaaaatttatgaaaaa
This window contains:
- the LOC136341965 gene encoding ATP-binding cassette sub-family C member 4-like; translation: MDYGSNKASEEKINPRETAGIFSISTFFYNFALLKQGKNKDIEEDDIYRVIPEYQADALGDKLQACWNQRKKADKNPSIKSCLIRCFGWPYLLYFFLQLFCGTIILVVSPIIVADFVAYFKPGQTTFTKTDAFRYAAIYTCLNLFSTIYTNNLQQLVSEYSIRIRTAVCSLIYRKALRIRSTAFSECSIGKIVTLMSKDVFVIDSGLEHFKDVIIGFLQLAVVFNILYRKVGISAFPAMGFIMVIMPLQMYIGKLTSRCRIRSAKKTDQRFKLLQETLSAIKIIKMYTWQNYFEKLIHKARMKETDKIKMVYYLKACIVILGGTTISFAFYILLISYIARGYSIEAETIYYVQTCLGVVRLSIAQQIPLGITQTADLLASLRRIQWFLDAEEVKDSACKSSENASLYLDRVKVAISGKEVLKSVSLNIDKGLLLITGDVGSGKTALLKTILGEYPLTGGEMVIHGTFSYATEEPWLFPSTIRQNILFGQPFDEQRYQDVLKACALTYDINKFEKLDQTIVGDKGFNLSKGQQARISLARAVYKDSDVYLLDDCLSSLDNHVNKHIFNKCIKLFLKDKICLLVSNNINHIKTMKNNRILFVENGTTFNLEQQRNALDNRITYYIDEDDDNDDDGGDENGDCNFSKKTSNVNTAISNEEGSEEADALLDSNLEPNVENLYHEEKKQGKVLWKNYFRYYRALGGFFVVFYLLAIYMACQFCISYSEKLLSRWVNLEPQITNLTLNNKTEGPEYRRIISQREHFLNLYTLLTIGMVALIIARAFSTLIICMNAAKKLHKALVRGMLSTYMYFFDDHFIGNIINRLSKDFHVTDEQMPYLILDLCRLIFSISSGIILIGSVNWIFYIPAGLLLVKLYFVRRLYLPTGRSLRRLEAATRSPIIGYLNSTLEGLAVVRAAQQQQKLQNEFDRHQDHFTSTFYLNLSTKRFFTFWLDMFGTMFASLVAFKFVILHQEETSGDVGLALVQATMLSSVLQFAIRQITEVENTMTCVERVVEYSDVPSEPIGGQILADWPSKGHILYKNVSLTYKSDGHPVLKDIDLDIKGGSKIGIVGRTGAGKSSIISSLFRLYDFDGEIIIDGENISTLSINFLRENISIIPQDPILFTGTIRTNLDPFDKYSDKEIWSALEKVHMKSIIQDLNQEISDSTSGYSSGQKQLISLARALIQENKIIVLDEATANLDPKTDQLLQETVKESFKNCTVLIIAHRLHSVLSCDKILVLDAGRIVEFNEPRILLQNSSGFLTRMVKEGD